GAAGCGCTGGATAGCAGCTCGGTGAGCCCAAAACTACTCATCATTGACGAGCGAATGAGCAAGGGAAGCCAACGTTCAATCCTTGAACAATTAACCTACCAAAAATGCTCGATACCCATTCTTCTCTTTACCAGCAACGAACAACAACCCTATATACAAGCATTTAAAAACCTTAATCTTCATATCATTCAAAGAAAAGGCGTTAATTTTGACTCATTGTTTTCCCATCTAGACCCTTTCCTAGGAAAAACGGAAAGTCGGGAAGAACAAAAGACCTATATTCCTTGTGGATTGGTTGGCAATAGCTATTGCATGCAAAAGCTGCGAAAAAAACTGTATCGATATGCCAAGCAGAACTGCTCAATCCATCTGTACGGAGAAACGGGAACTGGAAAGGAATTGGCAGCAAGCTATCTACATCGCCTCAGCTTCCCTCATAGAAACATGGTATCGGTCAATTGCTCCCTCCTCTCCAGTTCTTTAGGAAATTCCATGTTTTTTGGGCATGTGAAAGGAGCTTTTACCGACGGAAATACAGACCTCCCGGGGTTGGTCCATGAAGCCAACCAGTCAACATTATTCCTCGACGAGCTAGAGACCCTCTCTCCTTCCTTCCAAGCCTATATGCTTAGGCTCCTGGAAAACGGACAATACCGGCGTCTGGGAGATACACAATTGCATACCTCCCGTTTTCGCCTCATCACAGCCTCCAATGAAGATCTCGTGACACTCATGCAGGGAAACCGAATCCGTAAGGATTTCTTTTATCGTATTAATGAGGTATCCATCACCTTGCCTCCGCTGAGAGATCATCTTGAAGATATCCCTCAGCTCTGCGAATATTTCCTGCTTCACTGTAAAAGCAAGAAACAGTTGGATGAACATGGCCTTGAACTGCTTATGAGTTATCATTGGCCGGGGAATGTACGCCAGCTCTTCTCCACTATCAGGCGTTGCCTGATCAACAGTGAAGAAGAACCGGTTGTAATGGTTACGCGCAATGACATCTATCAGGATTGACAAACAGATCGACTACCACAGGAAGCACAGCCTCCGCTACAGAATGAGAGCATTTCCCCAGCCGCCTTAA
This sequence is a window from uncultured Sphaerochaeta sp.. Protein-coding genes within it:
- a CDS encoding sigma 54-interacting transcriptional regulator; this encodes MSLFIISSDWRFKEHFKHHFTQDFLHEFTISHKLLEALDSSSVSPKLLIIDERMSKGSQRSILEQLTYQKCSIPILLFTSNEQQPYIQAFKNLNLHIIQRKGVNFDSLFSHLDPFLGKTESREEQKTYIPCGLVGNSYCMQKLRKKLYRYAKQNCSIHLYGETGTGKELAASYLHRLSFPHRNMVSVNCSLLSSSLGNSMFFGHVKGAFTDGNTDLPGLVHEANQSTLFLDELETLSPSFQAYMLRLLENGQYRRLGDTQLHTSRFRLITASNEDLVTLMQGNRIRKDFFYRINEVSITLPPLRDHLEDIPQLCEYFLLHCKSKKQLDEHGLELLMSYHWPGNVRQLFSTIRRCLINSEEEPVVMVTRNDIYQD